In Mastomys coucha isolate ucsf_1 unplaced genomic scaffold, UCSF_Mcou_1 pScaffold5, whole genome shotgun sequence, one genomic interval encodes:
- the Mrpl55 gene encoding 39S ribosomal protein L55, mitochondrial produces MPLGSMLGLLRHCGVRAAFPAPCRLHTSPWRADCSRASLTRLRRQAYARLYPVLLVKQDGSTIHIRYREPRRMLAMPLDLDTLSPEERKALFRKREAQLQQKRKEEPDVVDDFDTERYKRFWTKTKK; encoded by the exons ATGCCTTTGGGCAGTATGCTTGG cCTGCTGAGGCACTGTGGTGTGAGAGCAGCCTTTCCTGCACCCTGCCGCCTACACACATCCCCCTGGAGAGCTGACTGCAGCAGGGCTTCACTCACTCGACTGCGCCGGCAGGCCTATGCTCGCCTCTACCCTGTGCTGTTGGTCAAGCAGGACGGCTCCACTATCCATATCCGATACCGGGAGCCACGACGCATGCTAGCG ATGCCCCTAGACCTGGACACCCTATCTCCAGAAGAGCGCAAGGCCCTGTTCCGGAAACGTGAGGCTCAGCTCcagcagaagaggaaagaagagccaGATGTGGTTGACGATTTTGACACTGAACGATATAAACGGTTTTGGACCAAGACCAAGAAATAG
- the Guk1 gene encoding guanylate kinase isoform X2, translating to MLRRPLVGLAVAALGRVPADGMAGPRPVVLSGPSGAGKSTLLKKLFQEHGSIFGFSVSHTTRNPRPGEEDGKDYYFVTRELMQRDIAAGDFIEHAEFSGNLYGTSKEAVRAVQAMNRICVLDVDLQGVRSIKKTDLRPIYIFVQPPSLDVLEQRLRLRNTETEESLAKRLAAAQTDMESSKEPGLFDLVIINDDLDKAYATLKQALSEEIKKAQGTGHA from the exons ATGCTGCGGCGCCCGCTGGTCGGGCTGGCTGTGGCCGCCCTGGGTCGGGTCCCTGCGGACG GCATGGCAGGACCTAGACCAGTCGTGCTGAGCGGGCCATCAGGGGCAGGGAAGAGCACTCTCCTCAAGAAGTTGTTCCAGGAACACGGCAGCATCTTTGGCTTCAGCGTGTCCC atACCACAAGAAACCCACGACCCGGCGAAGAAGATGGCAAAG ATTACTACTTTGTGACCAGGGAGCTGATGCAGCGTGATATTGCCGCAGGGGACTTCATTGAGCATGCTGAGTTCTCAGGGAACCTGTATGGGACAAG CAAGGAAGCTGTTCGGGCTGTGCAGGCCATGAACCGTATTTGCGTGCTAGATGTTGACCTACAAGGTGTGCGCAGCATCAAGAAGACTGACCTGCGTCCCATCTACATCTTTGTACAGCCTCCCTCACTGGACGTGCTG GAGCAACGGCTGCGACTGCGTAACACTGAGACTGAGGAGAGTTTGGCAAAGCGGCTGGCagctgcacagacagacatggagagCA GCAAGGAGCCTGGCTTGTTTGACCTGGTGATCATCAATGATGACCTGGATAAAGCCTATGCAACTCTGAAGCAGGCACTCTCTGAG GAAATCAAGAAAGCTCAGGGAACTGGCCATGCCTGA
- the Guk1 gene encoding guanylate kinase isoform X3 yields the protein MCSSPGLCGQGMAGPRPVVLSGPSGAGKSTLLKKLFQEHGSIFGFSVSHTTRNPRPGEEDGKDYYFVTRELMQRDIAAGDFIEHAEFSGNLYGTSKEAVRAVQAMNRICVLDVDLQGVRSIKKTDLRPIYIFVQPPSLDVLEQRLRLRNTETEESLAKRLAAAQTDMESSKEPGLFDLVIINDDLDKAYATLKQALSEEIKKAQGTGHA from the exons ATGTGTTCCTCTCCGGGTCTTTGTGGACAGG GCATGGCAGGACCTAGACCAGTCGTGCTGAGCGGGCCATCAGGGGCAGGGAAGAGCACTCTCCTCAAGAAGTTGTTCCAGGAACACGGCAGCATCTTTGGCTTCAGCGTGTCCC atACCACAAGAAACCCACGACCCGGCGAAGAAGATGGCAAAG ATTACTACTTTGTGACCAGGGAGCTGATGCAGCGTGATATTGCCGCAGGGGACTTCATTGAGCATGCTGAGTTCTCAGGGAACCTGTATGGGACAAG CAAGGAAGCTGTTCGGGCTGTGCAGGCCATGAACCGTATTTGCGTGCTAGATGTTGACCTACAAGGTGTGCGCAGCATCAAGAAGACTGACCTGCGTCCCATCTACATCTTTGTACAGCCTCCCTCACTGGACGTGCTG GAGCAACGGCTGCGACTGCGTAACACTGAGACTGAGGAGAGTTTGGCAAAGCGGCTGGCagctgcacagacagacatggagagCA GCAAGGAGCCTGGCTTGTTTGACCTGGTGATCATCAATGATGACCTGGATAAAGCCTATGCAACTCTGAAGCAGGCACTCTCTGAG GAAATCAAGAAAGCTCAGGGAACTGGCCATGCCTGA
- the Guk1 gene encoding guanylate kinase isoform X1 gives MGAPGRCSRLSVVGRYSSTSALLGGHGMAGPRPVVLSGPSGAGKSTLLKKLFQEHGSIFGFSVSHTTRNPRPGEEDGKDYYFVTRELMQRDIAAGDFIEHAEFSGNLYGTSKEAVRAVQAMNRICVLDVDLQGVRSIKKTDLRPIYIFVQPPSLDVLEQRLRLRNTETEESLAKRLAAAQTDMESSKEPGLFDLVIINDDLDKAYATLKQALSEEIKKAQGTGHA, from the exons ATGGGTGCACCAGGAAGGTGCAGCAGGCTGTCCGTGGTCGGCCGCTACTCCTCCACCTCTGCTTTGTTGGGAGGCCATG GCATGGCAGGACCTAGACCAGTCGTGCTGAGCGGGCCATCAGGGGCAGGGAAGAGCACTCTCCTCAAGAAGTTGTTCCAGGAACACGGCAGCATCTTTGGCTTCAGCGTGTCCC atACCACAAGAAACCCACGACCCGGCGAAGAAGATGGCAAAG ATTACTACTTTGTGACCAGGGAGCTGATGCAGCGTGATATTGCCGCAGGGGACTTCATTGAGCATGCTGAGTTCTCAGGGAACCTGTATGGGACAAG CAAGGAAGCTGTTCGGGCTGTGCAGGCCATGAACCGTATTTGCGTGCTAGATGTTGACCTACAAGGTGTGCGCAGCATCAAGAAGACTGACCTGCGTCCCATCTACATCTTTGTACAGCCTCCCTCACTGGACGTGCTG GAGCAACGGCTGCGACTGCGTAACACTGAGACTGAGGAGAGTTTGGCAAAGCGGCTGGCagctgcacagacagacatggagagCA GCAAGGAGCCTGGCTTGTTTGACCTGGTGATCATCAATGATGACCTGGATAAAGCCTATGCAACTCTGAAGCAGGCACTCTCTGAG GAAATCAAGAAAGCTCAGGGAACTGGCCATGCCTGA
- the Gjc2 gene encoding gap junction gamma-2 protein gives MTNMSWSFLTRLLEEIHNHSTFVGKVWLTVLVVFRIVLTAVGGESIYSDEQSKFTCNTRQPGCDNVCYDAFAPLSHVRFWVFQIVVISTPSVMYLGYAVHRLARASEQERRRALRRRPGPRRLPRAQLPPPPPGWPDTTDLGEAEPMLALEEDEDEEPGAPEGPGEDTEEERAEDVAAKGGGGDGKTVVTPGPAGQHDGRRRIQREGLMRVYVAQLVVRAAFEVAFLVGQYLLYGFEVPPFFACSRQPCPHVVDCFVSRPTEKTVFLLVMYVVSCLCLLLNLCEMAHLGLGSAQDAVRGRRGASAAGPGPTPRPPPCAFPAAAAGLACPPDYSLVVRAAERARAHDQNLANLALQALRDGAAVAAVSSDRDSPPCAGLNATSRGAPRAGGLASGTGSATSGGTVGEQGRPGAQEQLATKPRAGSEKGSTGSRDGKATVWI, from the coding sequence ATGACCAACATGAGCTGGAGCTTCCTGACGCGGCTGCTGGAGGAGATCCACAATCATTCCACCTTCGTGGGCAAAGTTTGGCTCACTGTGCTGGTGGTCTTCCGCATTGTGCTGACAGCTGTCGGTGGTGAGTCCATCTACTCAGATGAGCAATCCAAGTTCACCTGCAACACGCGGCAACCGGGTTGTGACAACGTCTGCTACGACGCCTTTGCGCCCCTGTCTCATGTGCGCTTCTGGGTCTTCCAGATAGTGGTCATCTCCACACCTTCTGTCATGTACCTGGGCTATGCAGTCCACCGCTTGGCGCGCGCCTCAGAGCAAGAGCGCAGACGAGCTCTCCGACGTCGCCCTGGCCCCCGGCGCTTGCCCAGGGCTCAGCTGCCaccgccaccacccggctggcCCGACACCACCGATCTGGGCGAGGCAGAACCCATGCTGGCGctggaggaggatgaggacgAGGAGCCAGGGGCGCCTGAGGGCCCCGGAGAAGACACGGAGGAGGAGCGAGCGGAGGATGTGGCTGCCAAGGGGGGCGGAGGGGATGGCAAGACCGTGGTCACTCCCGGCCCCGCCGGGCAGCACGACGGGCGGCGGCGCATCCAGAGGGAGGGCCTGATGCGCGTGTACGTAGCTCAGCTGGTGGTTAGGGCGGCCTTTGAGGTGGCCTTTCTGGTGGGCCAGTACCTACTGTACGGCTTCGAGGTGCCACCCTTCTTCGCCTGCAGCCGCCAGCCTTGCCCGCACGTAGTGGACTGCTTCGTGTCGCGGCCAACCGAGAAGACGGTCTTCTTGCTGGTCATGTATGTAGTTAGCTGCCTGTGCCTGTTGCTCAACCTCTGTGAGATGGCGCACCTGGGTCTCGGCAGTGCGCAGGATGCTGTGCGCGGCCGTCGGGGAGCCTCAGCGGCGGGTCCTGGCCCCACGCCGCGCCCACCGCCCTGCGCTTTCCCGGCCGCGGCCGCGGGCCTGGCTTGCCCTCCCGACTACAGCCTGGTGGTGCGTGCAGCTGAGCGCGCGCGAGCGCACGACCAGAATTTGGCGAACCTGGCGCTGCAGGCGCTGCGCGACGGGGCGGCAGTGGCGGCGGTTTCCTCGGACCGCGATAGTCCGCCTTGCGCAGGGCTCAATGCAACCTCTCGGGGGGCACCCAGGGCGGGCGGCCTAGCCTCGGGAACCGGCAGCGCCACGTCGGGGGGCACCGTTGGGGAGCAGGGTCGGCCGGGAGCTCAGGAGCAGCTGGCCACTAAGCCCAGGGCTGGCTCTGAGAAGGGCAGTACCGGCAGCAGAGATGGCAAGGCCACCGTGTGGATCTGA
- the Guk1 gene encoding guanylate kinase isoform X4, translated as MEAATHQVGMAGPRPVVLSGPSGAGKSTLLKKLFQEHGSIFGFSVSHTTRNPRPGEEDGKDYYFVTRELMQRDIAAGDFIEHAEFSGNLYGTSKEAVRAVQAMNRICVLDVDLQGVRSIKKTDLRPIYIFVQPPSLDVLEQRLRLRNTETEESLAKRLAAAQTDMESSKEPGLFDLVIINDDLDKAYATLKQALSEEIKKAQGTGHA; from the exons ATGGAGGCTGCAACACATCAAGTAG GCATGGCAGGACCTAGACCAGTCGTGCTGAGCGGGCCATCAGGGGCAGGGAAGAGCACTCTCCTCAAGAAGTTGTTCCAGGAACACGGCAGCATCTTTGGCTTCAGCGTGTCCC atACCACAAGAAACCCACGACCCGGCGAAGAAGATGGCAAAG ATTACTACTTTGTGACCAGGGAGCTGATGCAGCGTGATATTGCCGCAGGGGACTTCATTGAGCATGCTGAGTTCTCAGGGAACCTGTATGGGACAAG CAAGGAAGCTGTTCGGGCTGTGCAGGCCATGAACCGTATTTGCGTGCTAGATGTTGACCTACAAGGTGTGCGCAGCATCAAGAAGACTGACCTGCGTCCCATCTACATCTTTGTACAGCCTCCCTCACTGGACGTGCTG GAGCAACGGCTGCGACTGCGTAACACTGAGACTGAGGAGAGTTTGGCAAAGCGGCTGGCagctgcacagacagacatggagagCA GCAAGGAGCCTGGCTTGTTTGACCTGGTGATCATCAATGATGACCTGGATAAAGCCTATGCAACTCTGAAGCAGGCACTCTCTGAG GAAATCAAGAAAGCTCAGGGAACTGGCCATGCCTGA